In Octopus sinensis linkage group LG6, ASM634580v1, whole genome shotgun sequence, the sequence tacacaagcagAATGAATGGACCAAGTGTTTGGAGATAAGCGTGTTTACATAGTCCAAGAGTTTCAGCAGGTGTTTTAATAATAACAGCAgtttatatcattattgtttcagcatctatttttctatgcttgcatgggtcaaacagaatttgctgaggcaggcTTTCAATAGCCAGATGTTCGTCCTGTCACCAAGCAAGACATATTTCCATATATGATAGGAAACAAAGGATACGGATAATTTgacagtgacatttgtttacaactatcacatgatgtcaaacaaggacacacatatacacaaacatacatatatgtgtacatatgtatacacacacacgtctttcaaATCTACtcactgtatgtatacacacacacacacatctgtctatcaaatctactcacaaggctttggtcgatctgaGGCCATACtaaaagacacctgtccaaggtatCATGTGGAGGAACTGAACACAAAACTATttggttgagaagtgaacttcttacaacacagaaGTATGCCTGTGCCTCACTATATAGAAATAAACGTAGACATACAAACTCCACTTGGTTGAAATATATCTATTGCAATGTTccaataatttcaatatattatttctCCAGTGGTTATATTTAGAAATGAGTAAATAAAACCTGCAGctatacagactcacacatacatatcaccaTTTAATATCCCatatttgcatgggttggacggagttTGTTTTCCACAgcaggatgtccttcctgtcatcaacccttaccggtttccaagtgaggtaatatttcccatgaccagacattaCTTTCACAGATGGTTGGAAATGAAGGACCCCACTTACATGATGGTGATATTTGTTTACAACTACTACAtgaagacagtaacacacacacacatatatatatatacaacaggcttcattgtttctgtctatcaaattcattcacaaagctttggtcaggcaGAGCCTATAGTAGGAGGTACTTgaccaaagtgtcatgcagtgaaactgaaactgagaccatgtggttgggaaacaaacttcttatcacagtgCCAAGCCTGCATGTACAAATATGcatcatatatcaatatacattcacacacacagagaaaaggaTTTAAACAATTTAGCAATGATGAAAAATAGTACAtaacatatttgttttattgttacaACTGGTTGGttgtaacaacaaaaaatactacAACTGTCATAGGTTAAGAACTTTTTcctaatttgaatattttttatgtatctcTGTCATTTTTAGAAACAATAATccttgaatataaaaatatattagaagaaataattttGAGAAAATACCTACAAAATACCAGTTACATTTGTCTTCAGTCCAAAATAAATTCATATTAGATTATCACTTTCCTATGTGAACACGATAATGAGATAATAAATTTCTGTTTCTTGAAAACCCTTtctcacaaatatcacactggaATGATTTTTGACCAGAATGAATATGACTATGCCCTGACAAACTGCTGCTActggaaaatgatttaccacagatttcacagtggtaGGGCTTTTCACCAGTATGGATACGTCTATGATCTGTTAATGCACTATTTCGAGGGAATGCTTTCCCACAAAATTCACAGCTAAATGGTTTTTCTCCAGAGTGAACACGTTTATGATCTGATAAACCACTGCTGCAAGAAAATCCTTTTCCACAGGTTTGACATttgtatggtttttctcctgtatgggtATGTTTGTGAACTTTTAATTGACTGTCCCAAGCAAATGTTTGCCCACAAATTTCACAGTGGTACGGTTTTTCACCAGTGTGAACACGCTTATGAACTGATAATTTGGTGTTTCGCAAAAAAGCCTTCCCACAGATTTCACAtgtatatggtttctctcctgtgtgaacacgTATGTGATAAATTAATTCGCTGTTACGAGAAAACTTTCTATCACAAATTTGGCAGCTGAATCGTTTTTCTTTGTGAAGACGTTTATGACATGATAAGGTGCTGCTAGAAGATAACGTTTTTCCACAGACCCCACATTGAtaag encodes:
- the LOC115212755 gene encoding zinc finger protein 676-like, translated to MEEKPHICDVCGKIFTHEDHLTIHVRIHTGEKPYPCDICGKAFSCNSYLSHHKRIHKEKVHHCEICRKSFSRNSELIYHIRVHTREKPYKCDICGKAFSRNNKLSDHKRVHTGEKPYQCEICGKAFSQKSALTNHTYSHTGEKPYQCGVCGKTLSSSSTLSCHKRLHKEKRFSCQICDRKFSRNSELIYHIRVHTGEKPYTCEICGKAFLRNTKLSVHKRVHTGEKPYHCEICGQTFAWDSQLKVHKHTHTGEKPYKCQTCGKGFSCSSGLSDHKRVHSGEKPFSCEFCGKAFPRNSALTDHRRIHTGEKPYHCEICGKSFSSSSSLSGHSHIHSGQKSFQCDICEKGFSRNRNLLSHYRVHIGK